DNA from Podarcis muralis chromosome 13, rPodMur119.hap1.1, whole genome shotgun sequence:
AGGTCTATATGATGGTATCATAAGTAAAGATATGTGGTCTGACTGCCCCAAATTGGGCAAGGGCTTGGTCTTGTATCCATGCATGATGTTACTATATACTCGGTccagggtatttccccccctagtGGGACAATCAACATACTGGTGGAACTTAGGGAGCACAGTCCTTAAATCGGCTCGGTTAAAATCACCAGCAACCACAAGTGCTCCATCCGGGTGGGCCCGCTGCTGTCTGCTAATAGCAGTTAGCAGGTGGCCCATAGCTGTAGTAGTGTTTGCATCGGGAGGTATATACACCGCTGTTATTATAACAACATTAAACTCACGTGGCAAATAAAAAGGGCGGCACTTCACCACTAGGTACTCCAAGTCAGGAGAGCAATGCGTGTCCATTTGTTTAATGTCCGAGCTCCAGTTGTTATTTATATAAacgcaaattcctcctcctctgctcttcccggattCGGCGGTTCTATCCGCTCTAATTACTGAGCGTCCTTCTAGCTGCAGAAGTCCCTGTGGAAAGGAGGGATCCAGCCACGTCTCTAGAAGGACCATAACACAGCAGTCCCGGATACTTTTCTGCCGAGAGGTAATAAGTTCCAACTCCTCTACCTTGTTGGGTAAGGATCTCACATTTGATACAAGGAGACTTGGCAATGCAGGCTTGTGGGGATTTTTACCTAGCCTCACTCGTAGTCCAGCCCTGCAACCCCTCTTCTGCTTGCGCCCTctccgttttcttttctttctggcaaGGAGAGCAAGGGGAGTATCCCAAGAATGTGCAAGATATGGAGGCTCTCTGATAAGCTCAGCTGGAATGTTATAGGTTGAGACCTCCTGGCTGCAACCTTCTCCTCTGCCGATACTTAAGAGCTCTTGACGACTATAAATTACTTGTGCCTGAGTATTCACAGTCCATAGCAGCAATAAgttcacaaataaaaataaaacacaaatcactGAATACCGGTCTTCGGAGTGCCGAGCCGCTGCAAGTGCTTGCGCCGCCATCCACTGGTAGTTTGTTTATATATGCACAAGCACAAGTTGTTTAATGACTTGATTCCAGGTTCAGGGAAACTTCTGAACTCTCCTTTTGTGGCACATTAGGCCCAGTGTATGAGGCAAATGGAGCTGATGAAGAATGAAATAGTGGGTAGCATTCTTGAGGGGTTTCTCAGACAACAGTTAGGCAGTGAACTGAGTCCCAGGAGGTAATTGTGATGTTCCCAGGAGGCAACACTTGCAAAAATTCCCAGCAAAAACCATGCCAACCACCACCCAGTAGTGAATGCTTGTTGtaagacaggcatgtccaaagtccattttgggggcctaatccagcctgccagtcggtttaatccagccccctgtggcagttatttcctggggtaaaagctcaacaactttggtcagcctcttggtcggccctcacgacccttcacgtcatcaaatctggccctctttgaaaaaagtttggacaccactgtaaaTGCAGATGGAATGGAGATCATGATTCTTGGAATGCAGCGGGGTGCCTCCGAACACGCAAActacaaaaataaatgcaaaataaatatctGCTCCAAAGCAGGGCGAGGTTGGGGATCCCTATCTGTACTTCTTAATTACTCTGTATAGTACTAGAGAGTACTATATGGCATGCTATAGGTGTGTGAAACTGTGTATGTGACCCAAGAATGGAAAGGGTGCACAGCTTTGCTAGTTATATTATGGACTGATTTAGGCAAAGGGTGCCCACAATGACAATGGAATCAAATATCTCTCCATTAGCAGTTGGCTTTCTTCAGTGAGTAATCTAAGTTATCATAGTGCACAATGGCAGAATATAAATACTTTAAGCAAATGAACAAATGCTTCTGAGCACTAAAGGGACATCTATGGATTGCTTCTGTGAGTCATTAACATTAGCAATAATCAGTTAGCTTCTCTCTAACTGAAGAGGAAATCACATTTAATTTtgcaagtgtccccccccccaaaaagccataAGCACATGGTAGACTTAGATACATGTCCTAAAGCCAATTCTAATATGGTAAAGCACAAGGCAGATATTCTGATCCCAGGACGTTTCTTTCTCAGCTTCCCTTCACAAGACCAATCCTATGCCTTACACTATTTTTcccctttcaaaacaaaaaagtatAGCACAGTACAGCTGAGATTTTGCAGATATGTTTTCCAGCTACATTGCTATACCTGGAAGCACAATTGTTGGGAGAGTATTGCCACCCCTGCAATTATTGAAATAATTGCTTCTCTCCCCGCCACCTGCTTTCTGAGGCCCTGTGGATACACAGATGCTACTTGAAAAATATTTTGCATGTGTTTGATGCAATACCTGCGAACTATTAACTTGTATAAATAAGGCATTTGAAATACATTGTCAAGACTGCAGGAAAAGACAATGTTGATACTGTCTATCTAAGATTTTTGTGGTCTAAAGAATCAGTATTGGTTGGAGATGTGTGTGTGAGTCTCAGTTTGACTACACTGTTGCAAATATTGGTAGACTATTACTTGCTTTGACTTTGGTGCTATGCTGCAGTTAAATGATCTATTAACCTCACTCTTGTAGCTAGTTCACTGAAGGAAAAAGTGCTGTGCAGtccataggtcatgacattaggCTAAATGAGGCACCAGTTTCAACAAATGAGTAAGTTCAGCTTGGAAAGAGAAAAGGCTTCTCTCTGGGAGGTCTGCTGTAGCTTAGGTTGCAATTCTGTGTGCTAGAGACTTCTATCCAGTTTTGGCCATTGTTGGGTGAAGTGCTTTGCTGGTTTACAAAACAGTTATGCTACTCCTTCTATTGCTACTCCTAACTCCTCACACTGTTCAGCAAAGTATGATATGTAGCCACACTTCAGAAAGAGATCTGGTAATGTCTGAGAAATATGAGCGAGGGGGTCATACTATTGGTGGTGTTTTTTCATTCCGTTCAGCTGCATTTGAATTCAACAGCTTTCGGAAATCTGCTGCTGATGCTGGTATTTATCTGACAAGGTAAGCACTATGCATTTTTTAGAAATATAAAAAATGCCCTTGGCTACATTTGAATAAATACAAAAAAGCCCCTCACCCCACACTGGCACACGTGTTTCAAAAATTAATTGGtatctatttttttattatctATTTAATTTTCAAAGGGCTTAATCACATGAAGATGCCCTATAATACTCtggttcatattttaaaaaaatgaaatggaaatcaTTTTAATATGATAGCTGATTCAGAGAGTATGCCAAAATCTACATGCAAATATTCTCATAAAGAGAATGGCAGAGCCACTGACCATCCttcaaaaagctaaacaactttggcTGATCTCTTAAAAAAAAGCTCCACCCCAGGCACCAGCAGGGGTTGCTATGCTGCtgtctgtgctggatccaaatgGAAGAAGCAATATGTTTTTGGTTGTTAATGCATTGAGCCCCTCACTCCTATGTTCACTCTGCTGACatccattccaaggaaactgaaccctagaAAAGCATTTACTTCGGAGGGGGGTGGTGGTGAAATTTTGAGACTTTGTGCAATGAATAAGAAAAATATAATTTTGTATGGCTCATTGTTTATTGAATACTTATACTAGCAATTCAATAACTCAAAACTATATACGTATGCAAATGTCATTACACTTAGATGTTCACATTTGAATGCAATTAAGGTTGCATGGTCAATGTAATCTCATCTTTTTAGTTCTGCCTCTTTCATTGGAAACACATATTAGAAATACTGTACTGACATGTATCACGTTTTTTCTTTAAGTAGTTGCCAGCTGAAAAATTTGTAACTATCAGTCCAATCCATGTTGTAGGGTGCTACCTAAGAATATCCAACATTTCCTGGCTTTTTGGTTTGCCATTATTGAAGTCAACAGGAATCCAAAGCTTTTACCTAATGTCACTCTGGGTTTCCGTCTACTTGACAACTTGTGCGATGGAAGACTCACTTATTTCACAACAATGCAGTTGCTCACATCAGGAGGTGTTAGGACCAATAATTATAACTGTGATACAAAGAACAGTGTCTTGGCCATTGTTGGGGGACTTGCATCTGAAAACTCCATTGAAATATCAAATATTGCGAGCACCTACAAAATGGCTCAGGTATGGACTTTTGGATTGGGAAGAGGGGTCATGTACTTTCAGAGGACTGTTCATTCATCAAAATGATTCATTTATtaaacattcatcctgatttgcttagaCAAAGCACTGTAAAGGTTAGATTTGCAGTCttaattgagcattcattctgattgcaAGATAATAAGCATTCACCCTCATTTCTTTGTGAACATTTTATATGTGTTGCTGCTAATTGTatgtatacacacaaacacatggttTTGCTTATATTGTTTATATTGGCTGAAACAGAATTTCATGCAACCCCCGAGTATGGTTTCTTGATTTATGAGCAATGTGTCATTCTTTTGCACATAGATGTCCATAGGGAACAATCCCTCCTCCATGGTAAAGTATTATCCTCATATTCCCAGCTTTCTACTCATGCACACTTTCACTTGTCATGTGCCAAGAAATAATGAGTTTgagttttctgcttgtcccacactttctaggtGCAGGTGTGACTGGTTTTGCTCTTGCTTTACCACTTTcactgggaaaacccactctctagagataaattggagcaaacgttAATCCAGAGAAAACCTGTCTGACATTTGCTCCAGCTGAGTGATAAAGATCAAGTTTTCTCCAGGGGAAAGTGGTAAGGTGAGGTAAGGTGATGAGCCctttgttgagagagagagagagagagagagagagagagagagagtgtttctaGTATTTTTAGAACCTGAGATGTGAAACGAAATGTAGACATGATTCTCCTTTTGTGTGAGAAATTAGATTTATCCTTTTTTCCAGCATTGCTCCCCCAATCTTGCCTCCCGCCCAAAATTCCTGTGAATGCCCATGTGTATATAATGAACCAGCTATTGATCTTTTGTCTCTattctgagtggcagcagctcagcAAATTCTTAGAGAGGTGTTTGTTGTGAGTCACTTGAACTTTAGATGCACAGGACTGAAGATGGTACCTTTTGAACATTCAGTGACTATGTACCATCAAACACATCAAAATGGCCCTGTGGAACTCTTTTGCAACAGAGGATTGGCAGATATAATCCCAGTTTGCTTTCAGGCATCTTCTACACATGGTATTATTCAGGAAGACCTTTTGAACCTGCAAATCTTTGCCAACCATATTTTACACTTATAAATACTTAAATACTATATATTAGATTTTGTTAAATATAGGACCAACCTAATTAACTTTAGTATTTTCCAGTTCCAGTAGTAATATGTTTATGTGGCTAACTTTCTCTGTTTGTTGTTACAGGTAAGGCTTTACTAGTGAGTGGTTGTGGACAAACCTATAGTAACTCCAAAGCTACCAATGTAGTATGCTTCATCTATGGGTATTCACTAGTAATGTCTAATACAGGGATCACCAACCCATGGATGCCCTTgagcctctttctttttttctttctttctttctttctttctttctttctttctttctttccaaacacTTTCATTGGATTTTAATAATGACAGGCAGATATAAAAGGAATAAGTGAAATAAAGAAAGGTTTCAAAAAGATTAGCTGACACAATTGTCGCATAATGCAGCTATGTGATCTACTGAGTCAATAACTAATCATACCGAGTGGCAAAGAATGTGTGGCCCATAATTACAAAGGGTTCCATGGTCTAAGtgaaaacattttattattattatcatttcaaAAAAGAATGTAAAAAGTAATCTTGAACTGTAGCCAATGCTGACACTTACATAGACCTGTAGTACCCCATGCTTCTGAGCCACTGCAtttgtgtataaaataaaattaggccGAGTGGCAAAGAAGCGATCTCTGAGCTTCCATTTGCTGGGGGAAGTAAGTCTCTAGTCCTCCTTGAAAGCAAAATGTTCAAGTATCCCTCTAGACAATTTTTGTGAGGCAGCCAGGCTGCTCCTACCTCTTAGGATTTTAGCCAATAATGAAGTCAGAAATGAGCTAGGCAAAATGAATCAACTGGTTCCTAAATAATTGCTGTCTCACCTTCCCAGTTACTGCACTTTTCCTGCTTCTACTTTTCTAATGCCTACCTTACTCTCAAAGCACTTCAGGGACATCTATGGATTGCTTCTGTGAGTCATTAACATTACCAATAATCAGTTGGCTTCTATCTAACTGAAGAGGAAATCACATTTAATTTtgcaagagcccccccccccccaagccatgaACACATGGTAGACTAGGATACATGTCCTAAAGCCCATTCTACTATGGTAAAGCACAAGACAAATATTCAGATCGCAGGACATGTCTTTCTGGGCGCTTCCCAGTTACTGCAGCTTTCCTGCTTCTACTTTTTTAATGCCCTCTCCCGCCATACTTTTAAAGATGCTCTTCACACACAATAGAAAACCTATATATTTTCATAAATGCTAACAGCAACTTTTAAACCCTCATTCCGCTAATACAGATCTTGAGCACCTCATCCAGTTTTGCCTTACAGTTATTTGGATGGGAAATACTGTTTATGGAAGGACTGCAGATAAAGAATTTTAAATCAACACCTTACATGTGGCCTGTGTTCTCCTCCAGCTCAGTTATGGTTCATTTGATCCAGTGCTAAGTGATAAAACCCGATTCCCTTTCTTCTATCGGATGGTACCAAATGAAGTCATGCAGATTAAGGGGGTAATCCAGTTACTCCTGCATTTCTCATGGAAATGGGTTGGTCTCATTGCCCCAGATGATCACAGTGGAGAAACCTTTGTTCAGACTCTGAAGGGATTGCTCACTCAGCATAATCTTTGTGTGGCTTTCACTCATAGTATCTTGGCAATAACCTCTGCCAGTGACACAGATATAGAAAAGGAAGCGGCAAAAATGTATCACACATTCTCTCAAACCAAAGCCAATGTGGTTGTTGTATGTGGGGATTCCCAATCCCTAATCCTATTTACTTTCTGGATAGATGTGAATTATCAAGGTGCTCAAATGGCTCTCATAGGGAAAGTTTGGATCATGAATGCCCAGTGGGACTTTACTGCAGTGGACTCTCAGAGTTTCTGGTCTCTAAAACATTTCCATGGTGCTCTGGCTTTCACAATTCACACAGCGGTTGTGCCAGGTTTCCAAGATTTTCTTAAGGCCTTTAATCCTCAGCGATATCATCCAAAAGACGTGTTCATGAAAGAATTCTACAAGAAAGTATTTCACTGTGGAGTTATCTACTCTGATAGGACCAGTGAGATAAGATGTTCAACAGAGGAACACCTGGAGTCTCTGCCAGGAGCTGTGTTTGAAATGAGCATGTCTGGTCAGAGCTATAGTGCCTACAATGCTGTTCATGTCATAGCCCATGTTTTACATGAAATGCACTTATCCACCTCCAAGCACATAAAGTTGGGGAAAAGAAGCAGATTCAGACtgaggaatgtgcagcagcaggtaACATGTTTcaatatttattattcttttattgATAGATGATGCTGATCCTGATGGTGATGATGTGACCAAAGTCAATTTGCCCAACTTGATGCCCTCCCTAATTTGAACTgaaaatcccatcatccttgatcattctCCAGGCTCTAAGATTTCTCCAACAATCCCTACCATATGAtgtgattgttttgttttgttttaaaaaagctacaCCATATGTTAAGAAACATCAGGTTTAACAATAGTGCTGGGGAAGAGATATTTTTTAATGAGCACCAGGAGTCTACAACTGGATATGATATTGTGAATTGCTATGTGTTCCCTAATGGATCCCTCATTCGAGCTAAAATTGGTATAATGGACGCCCATACATCAGTACACAGGAAGTTTATCATTAAAGATAATGCAATAACTTGGAACAGTTGGTTCAACAAGGTGGGTTATTTTAGTCATTAATATTATATGCACAAATAACAAAGTCATTGTGTCATGCTTCATAAGCCATAAGTTCTGCACCACCCACATGCAAGAGGAGACATCAGCAGTGTAAGAAGTTCCCCAGATATCTAGAAAAGTTGGGGAGCCTCTAACCCCCTGCAACTGGCACTTGGGACTCTCACTAAGCCACACTCCTATTTCCTCTGCTTTGTACCCTCCTTTAGAGTTTTTGCCTCactagaatgtgcccttgaatgcCCACCATCTATTATACAATGGTGTGAGGGAATCACATTTGAGCATATTTTCTATAGACATCAATTTCACTTGAATACGTACTTCGACATCTAGAGGGTTTATATGAATTCATACTTTTAACTTAAGATGCATGTTCTGATGGTTACTATGCCCACAAAATAACCTatagtgttttgttgttgttgtctttttattagtatttttaaatttttctttcgTTCTTCACTTTcagtgatttccccccttccttttcttacttaaatatgaaaataatagaaggaaggaaggatagcaTGGATAAATTTGCCCCCAACAGAATGGTGATGTGTCATTCCTTAGTCATAGGCCAGTAAATAGTGTGACCTTTATTTGAGTCAGGGGTAAGAATGTAATACAACTAGTGCAATAATCTCTGCTGTTCCCTATGTCACTATTCACAGGATTACACCTATCTACCCCAAGTGAAGGATTAGCATCCTCCACCAGCAATACTTTAATCACCTTATTTTTCGGTTTAGGCCCTGCCCCGCTCTGTGTGTTCTGAAAGCTGCCATCCTGGATACAGCCAGAGAGTTCAGGAGGGTAAACAAgtctgctgctatgattgcactCCATGCCCAGAAGGGATGATTTCTAACCAGACAGGTAGGAAAGTCCTGGAGTCCCATAGTTCTTTCAGTACTAAGTATGGGGCTAGGTGAAATTTCTTTCTCCACTTCACAACCCAATTTGTATGAAGTGAAGGTGTGTGGACAAGTGGGCAAGAATTAGAGTGATGGAAAGAAAATGCCCAGGCTCTGTAACATTTGGCTGGGATGCCCCTGAGAATGAGACTGCATGATGATGTATTGCCATTCCCAGCACTGTAAATCtgactttaaaaagagaaatcttCATACAAACTACCATAAGTTATAGCCTGAAGAAGGGAAGAACATGCATGCCAACTAATTCCTCCAGGTAAGCAACAAAGTTAAAATTCAGGAAGCCTAGCAGCAGTGAAGCTGAaagcccctccccacaaaaagaaaacaactaaATATAAACAACTAG
Protein-coding regions in this window:
- the LOC114582541 gene encoding vomeronasal type-2 receptor 26-like gives rise to the protein MSEKYERGGHTIGGVFSFRSAAFEFNSFRKSAADAGIYLTRVLPKNIQHFLAFWFAIIEVNRNPKLLPNVTLGFRLLDNLCDGRLTYFTTMQLLTSGGVRTNNYNCDTKNSVLAIVGGLASENSIEISNIASTYKMAQLSYGSFDPVLSDKTRFPFFYRMVPNEVMQIKGVIQLLLHFSWKWVGLIAPDDHSGETFVQTLKGLLTQHNLCVAFTHSILAITSASDTDIEKEAAKMYHTFSQTKANVVVVCGDSQSLILFTFWIDVNYQGAQMALIGKVWIMNAQWDFTAVDSQSFWSLKHFHGALAFTIHTAVVPGFQDFLKAFNPQRYHPKDVFMKEFYKKVFHCGVIYSDRTSEIRCSTEEHLESLPGAVFEMSMSGQSYSAYNAVHVIAHVLHEMHLSTSKHIKLGKRSRFRLRNVQQQLHHMLRNIRFNNSAGEEIFFNEHQESTTGYDIVNCYVFPNGSLIRAKIGIMDAHTSVHRKFIIKDNAITWNSWFNKALPRSVCSESCHPGYSQRVQEGKQVCCYDCTPCPEGMISNQTDADHCDRCLNEQHSNQERNQCIPKVIHFLSYEEPLGMASATCSLMLSLVTALILQIFIKHQHTPIVKANNRDITYILLVSLLFCFLCPLLFIGRPRKVTCLLRQTAFGLIFSAAVSSLLAKTITVVLAFKATQPSSNMRKWMRKRVANSIVLFCFLGQFVICTVWLGANPPFPSLDMHSESGQIIVQCDEGSVTMFYCVLSYMGLLAIISFLVAFLARNLPDSFNEAKFITFSMLVFCSVWVCFVPTYLSTKGKYMVAVEIFSILTSAAGLLGCIFFPKCYIVILKPSLNTKGHLIRKSD